The Salmo trutta chromosome 6, fSalTru1.1, whole genome shotgun sequence genome has a window encoding:
- the LOC115195458 gene encoding apolipoprotein D, producing the protein MFPIFWILLVLPLVSAQTYHWGPCPTPSVQPNFSLQQYLGTWYEIAKLPAFFEKGKCIQADYTLRGDGTIRVLNSQFYKGKVRTVEGTAVVQDPKNPAKLGVSFSYFTPYSPYWVLSTDYVSGAVVYSCTDVLRIFHVDYAWILGRSRFLPAEKVEYARQLLAKENIDTFKMSVTDQTGCD; encoded by the exons ATGTTTCCTATATTTTGGATCCTCCTCGTTCTCCCTCTGGTCTCCGCCCAGACATACCATTGGGGTCCATGCCCCACCCCCAGTGTCCAGCCCAACTTCAGCTTGcagcag TACCTGGGCACGTGGTATGAGATAGCAAAACTTCCAGCATTCTTTGAGAAAGGGAAGTGCATCCAGGCTGATTACACTCTGAGGGGAGACGGCACCATCAGAGTCCTCAACTCCCAGTTCTA TAAAGGTAAGGTGCGGACTGTGGAGGGGACAGCAGTGGTCCAGGACCCCAAAAATCCAGCCAAACTGGGAGTCAGCTTCTCCTACT TCACTCCCTACAGTCCGTACTGGGTGCTGAGTACTGACTATGTGAGTGGAGCGGTGGTGTACAGCTGTACTGACGTGTTGAGGATTTTCCATGTCGACTACGCCTGGATCCTGGGACGTTCCCGCTTCTTGCCCGCAGAGAAAGTAGAGTACGCCAGGCAGCTGCTGGCTAAAGAAAACATTGACACCTTCAAGATGAGTGTTACCGACCAAACGGGCTGCGACTAG
- the LOC115195195 gene encoding golgin IMH1, translated as MLRRTVSFPIEVGRLQQLGLLDYASHGVTSSSVLDLPSLHRGHQGSRQREDEWQGRYQGPAEAGQWEDDGGLVVAPSSNGSTRGPRWRDMYASSDQLRSDSVEDDGYDYEEGKQNDESVRLYVSEEERILNSADLSSEERRDVLAELVYSRSRLKQLNSELQRTVEVADDNNTLLRTENTALCNQVKGMKQSIHDAEQLMDELEEIRSLLVEKDEAMGNLEAYIKKLEKEKEILEDQIETIGSEMSRIIPDRATDKKKIVNLSQALQALQLRLEESRLALDHRDEVLRKKDFVVEQLEQSLTEYSSIAQDLKEKMKDLQSQLAEALVNGREGGYMALDGTLSAATQRSISLAEELGLLPCMMEDFSDEVQREEKIEEEQRVEERVEREADEKKEEEVVMEEKQMLKEKTGVWSDMVRGVRAAGGFTLGFLVPLGVLVSMVPGCYDYCTGLGFTNTFWSTARYLIQPYCNVHHIGLPPL; from the exons ATGCTGCGCAGGACCGTCTCCTTCCCCATTGAG GTGGGGCGGCTGCAGCAGCTGGGTCTATTGGACTATGCCTCCCACGGTGTGACATCATCTTCGGTGCTCGACCTCCCGTCTCTCCACCGAGGTCACCAGGGTTCACGACAACGGGAGGATGAGTGGCAGGGCCGGTACCAGGGGCCTGCCGAGGCTGGCCAATGGGAGGATGACGGTGGGTTAGTGGTCGCACCCTCTTCTAATG GTAGCACCAGGGGACCCAGATGGAGGGATATGTATGCCAGCTCAGACCAGTTAAg gtcaGACTCAGTGGAAGATGATGGCTATGATTATGAAG aggggAAGCAGAATGATGAGTCTGTCAGGCTGTACGTGTCGGAGGAGGAGAGGATCCTCAACTCTGCAGACCT gAGTTCAGAGGAGAGGCGTGATGTTCTAGCAGAGTTGGTGTATTCCCGAAGCAGACTGAAGCAATTGAACTCAGAGCTGCAGAGAACAGTAGAGGTAGCCGATGACAACAACACACTGCTACGCACCGAGAATACTGCCCTGTGCAACCAAGTCAAAGG GATGAAGCAGTCGATCCATGATGCAGAGCAGCTGATGGATGAGCTGGAGGAGATCCGGAGCTTATTGGTTGAGAAAGACGAAGCTATGGGCAACCTGGAGGCCTACATCAAAAAACTG gagaaagagaaggagatttTGGAGGACCAGATCGAAACCATCGGCAGTGAG ATGTCCCGTATTATACCAGACAGAGCCACTGACAAGAAGAAGATCGTTAACCTCAGCCAGGCTCTACAAGCCTTACAG CTTCGGCTCGAGGAGAGCAGACTCGCTTTGGATCACAGGGATGAGGTCCTACGTAAG AAGGACTTTGTAGTTGAGCAGCTGGAGCAGTCCCTTACAGAGTACTCCTCCATTGCACag GATCTGAAGGAGAAGATGAAGGATCTGCAAAGCCAACTGGCAGAGGCCCTAgt tAATGGAAGAGAGGGGGGTTACATGGCATTAGATGGAACTCTGTCTGCAGCCACTCAGCGCTCCATCTCTTTAGCAGAGGAACTGGGTCTACTGCCATGCATGATG GAGGACTTCTCTGATGAGGtgcagagggaggagaagatagaggaggagcagagagtggaggagagggtagaaagAGAGGCGGatgagaagaaagaggaggaggtggttaTGGAGGAGAAACAGATGCTAAAGGAGAAGACTGGTGTGTGGTCAGATATGGTGAGAGGTGTCCGAGCAGCAGGAGGTTTCACCCTGGGTTTCCTGGTTCCTCTGGGTGTCCTGGTCTCCATGGTCCCCGGCTGCTACGACTACTGTACAGGACTCGGCTTCACCAACACTTTCTGGTCTACAGCCAGATACCTCATACAGCCATACTGCAATGTGCACCACATTGGCCTCCCCCCGCTGTAA